The Manihot esculenta cultivar AM560-2 chromosome 1, M.esculenta_v8, whole genome shotgun sequence genome has a window encoding:
- the LOC110609208 gene encoding LIM domain-containing protein WLIM2b, with product MFTGTTEKCKACDQTVHFFETVKADGVPYHKKCFKCSHCNGLLVMSSYSSVDGALYCKPHFDQLFRVTGSFSMKLSSSGEKKGLARAPSRLSSMFRGTQDKCASCDKTAYPLEKVTVEGASYHKTCFRCSHGGCYLTPSSYAALDGILYCKPHFAQLFKEKGCYNHLTKSASTKRSEAIAPEAEESKVTAAVSEPNPEVETEGSSEATPVKDQ from the exons atgtTCACTGGAACCACAGAGAAATGCAAGGCTTGCGATCAGACTGTTCATTTCTTTGAAACAGTGAAAGCTGATGGAGTTCCTTATCATAAGAAATGCTTCAAGTGCAGTCACTGCAATGGACTTCTTGTG ATGAGCAGCTATTCCTCAGTTGATGGAGCCTTGTACTGCAAACCTCACTTTGACCAACTCTTCAGGGTGACTGGCAGTTTTTCCATGAAATTATCATCAT CTGGAGAGAAGAAAGGACTG GCAAGGGCTCCCAGCAGACTTTCCTCCATGTTCCGTGGCACCCAAGACAAGTGTGCAAGCTGCGACAAAACTGCTTACCCTTTGGAGAAG GTGACTGTGGAGGGAGCATCCTATCATAAGACATGCTTCAGGTGCTCTCATGGTGGTTGCTATCTCACTCCCTCATCCTATGCTGCTCTTGACGGCATCCTTTACTGTAAGCCCCATTTTGCTCAGTTGTTTAAGGAGAAAGGCTGCTACAATCATCTCACAAAGTCTGCCTCAACAAAGAGAAGTGAAGCAATTGCACCAGAAGCAGAGGAATCCAAAGTTACAGCTGCGGTATCTGAACCAAATCCTGAAGTCGAAACAGAAGGCAGCTCCGAGGCAACTCCCGTAAAAGATCAATGA
- the LOC110618453 gene encoding osmotin-like protein OSM34, with amino-acid sequence MSNFNNFLISIILLSTLFFTSTYGATFTIRNDCSYPVWAAASPGGGRRLNQGQTWNLNVPAGTSMARIWGRTNCNFDGSGRGRCQTGDCGGVLNCQAWGQPPNTLAEYALNQYGNLDFYDISLVDGFNIPMEFSPTSGARDKCRPLFCTADINGQCPNPLRAPGGCNNPCTVFKTNEYCCTQGQGTCGPTEYSRFFKSRCPDAYSYPQDDPSSTFTCPGGTNYRVVFCPRRSPHFPLEMVGEKIVEQ; translated from the coding sequence ATGAGCAACTTCAACAATTTTCTCATTTCTATCATCCTCCTCTCCACCCTTTTCTTTACCTCCACTTATGGAGCTACCTTCACCATCCGCAATGACTGCTCTTATCCCGTTTGGGCTGCAGCCTCTCCCGGTGGTGGCCGTCGTCTAAATCAAGGCCAGACATGGAACCTTAATGTGCCTGCTGGCACGTCCATGGCTCGTATCTGGGGCCGGACAAACTGCAACTTTGATGGCAGTGGAAGGGGTCGTTGCCAAACTGGGGATTGTGGAGGAGTTCTAAATTGCCAAGCATGGGGTCAACCTCCTAATACTCTAGCTGAATATGCACTAAACCAATATGGGAACTTGGATTTTTACGATATATCCCTCGTTGATGGATTTAATATCCCTATGGAGTTTAGTCCAACTTCTGGTGCAAGGGACAAGTGCCGTCCACTTTTCTGCACTGCCGATATTAATGGGCAATGCCCTAACCCGTTGAGGGCTCCTGGTGGGTGCAACAACCCCTGCACTGTGTTTAAGACCAATGAATATTGTTGTACTCAAGGGCAGGGAACCTGTGGCCCGACCGAATACTCAAGGTTTTTCAAGAGCAGGTGCCCTGATGCGTATAGTTACCCTCAGGATGATCCTTCAAGCACGTTTACATGCCCTGGTGGGACAAACTACAGGGTTGTGTTTTGCCCTAGAAGATCTCCTCACTTCCCCTTGGAGATGGTTGGAGAAAAAATTGTTGAGCAGTAA
- the LOC110621752 gene encoding protein P21 — MSNFNNFLISIILLSTLFFTSTYGATFTIRNDCSYPVWAAASPGGGRRLNQGQTWNLNVPSGTSMARIWGRTNCNFDGSGRGRCQTGDCGGVLNCQAWGQPPNTLAEYALNQFGNLDFYDISLVDGFNIPMEFSPTSGAMDKCRPLFCTADINGQCPDPLRAPGGCNNPCTVFKTNEYCCTQGYGTCGPTEYSRFFKSRCPDAYSYPQDDPSSTFTCPGGTNYRVVFCPRRSPHFPLEIVGEKIVEQ, encoded by the coding sequence ATGAGCAACTTCAACAATTTTCTCATTTCTATCATCCTCCTCTCCACCCTTTTCTTCACCTCCACTTATGGAGCTACCTTCACCATCCGCAATGACTGCTCTTATCCCGTTTGGGCTGCAGCCTCTCCCGGTGGTGGCCGTCGTCTAAATCAAGGCCAGACATGGAACCTTAATGTGCCTTCTGGCACGTCCATGGCTCGTATCTGGGGCCGGACAAACTGCAACTTTGATGGCAGTGGGAGGGGTCGTTGCCAAACTGGGGATTGTGGAGGAGTTCTAAATTGCCAAGCATGGGGTCAACCTCCTAATACTCTAGCTGAATATGCACTAAACCAATTCGGGAACTTGGATTTTTACGATATATCCCTCGTTGATGGGTTTAATATCCCTATGGAGTTTAGTCCAACTTCTGGTGCAATGGACAAGTGCCGTCCACTTTTCTGCACTGCAGATATTAATGGGCAATGCCCTGACCCGTTGAGGGCTCCTGGTGGATGTAACAACCCCTGCACTGTGTTTAAGACCAATGAATATTGTTGTACTCAAGGATATGGAACCTGTGGTCCAACCGAATACTCAAGGTTTTTCAAGAGCAGGTGTCCTGATGCGTATAGTTACCCTCAGGATGATCCTTCAAGCACGTTTACATGCCCTGGTGGGACAAACTACAGGGTTGTGTTTTGCCCTAGAAGATCTCCTCACTTCCCCTTGGAGATAGTTGGAGAAAAAATTGTTGAGCAGTAA
- the LOC110626906 gene encoding elicitor-responsive protein 3 gives MPQGTLQVLLISAKGLENTDCIKGMDPYVVLICRSQEQRSSVASGQGSEPKWNENFIFTITEGVTELILKIMDKDPIAHDFVGEATVPLKPLFLGGNIPPTAYRVVKEEKYKGEIKVALTFTPAQGGRSR, from the exons ATGCCTCAAGGAACTCTCCAAGTCCTTCTCATTAGTGCTAAGGGTCTTGAAAACACTGATTGCATCA AGGGCATGGATCCTTATGTCGTCCTCATTTGCCGTAGCCAGGAGCAGAGAAGCAGTGTTGCTTCAG GGCAAGGGAGTGAACCAAAGTGGAATGAGAATTTCATATTTACAATAACAGAGGGTGTCACAGAACTCATATTGAAAATCATGGACAAGGATCCTATTGCACATGATTTTGTTGGAGAAGCAAC AGTTCCTCTGAAGCCATTGTTTTTGGGAGGTAACATTCCACCAACAGCATACAGAGTagtgaaagaagaaaaatacaagGGAGAGATTAAAGTGGCCCTCACCTTCACTCCAGCTCAG GGTGGCCGAAGCCGTTGA